A genomic segment from Marmota flaviventris isolate mMarFla1 chromosome 7, mMarFla1.hap1, whole genome shotgun sequence encodes:
- the LOC114104665 gene encoding C-X-C motif chemokine 5-like has translation MQIKGVQRTRESHSALEPQISAPLPRYEPALPRCALLSAMMSLRPSLSPRLPRPSRSLCALLALLLLLTPPAPLANAGPVAAVVRELRCVCLSTTPGVHPKMVTNLQVIAAGPQCSKVEVVASLKNGKEVCLDPEAPLIKKIVQKILDGGNKN, from the exons ATGCAGATAAAAGGAGTGCAAAGGACTCGAGAAAGTCACAGTGCTCTGGAGCCTCAAATCTCCGCGCCTCTTCCACGCTACGAACCCGCGCTCCCTCGCTGCGCTCTTTTGTCCGCGATGATGAGTCTCCGGCCCAGCCTCTCTCCCCGCCTTCCCCGCCCTTCCCGGTCACTCTGCGCGCTGCtggcgctgctgctgctgctgacgcCGCCAGCGCCCCTTGCTAACG CTGGTCCAGTAGCGGCTGTGGTGAGAGAACTGCGCTGCGTTTGTTTATCCACCACGCCCGGAGTTCACCCCAAAATGGTCACTAATCTCCAGGTGATCGCCGCAGGCCCACAGTGCTCCAAGGTGGAAGTGGT AGCCTCCTTGAAGAACGGAAAGGAAGTCTGTCTGGACCCTGAGGCTCCTTTGATCAAGAAAATCGTCCAGAAAATTTTGGACGG tggaaacaaaaattaa
- the LOC114083869 gene encoding platelet factor 4-like, which yields MGLILRSCSLCSQLKPGLLLLGLLLLSAVVKVARGEDPEEDREFQCMCAKTRYKVNAKDITNLEMIKPGPHCATAQMIATLKNGSRVCLAGQVSFFKALIGKLMKR from the exons ATGGGCCTCATATTGCGCTCCTGCAGCCTCTGCAGCCAGCTCAAACCCGGGCTGCTGCTCCTGGGGCTATTGCTCCTATCAGCTGTGGTCAAAGTCGCCAGAGGTG AGGACCCTGAAGAAGATAGGGAGTTTCAGTGCATGTGTGCAAAGACCAGGTACAAAGTCAATGCCAAGGACATCACCAACCTGGAGATGATCAAGCCAGGACCCCACTGTGCCACCGCCCAGATGAT AGCTACACTGAAGAATGGGAGTAGAGTTTGCCTTGCAGGGCAAGTCTCCTTCTTTAAGGCATTAATTGGAAAACTCATGAAGAGGTAG
- the Ppbp gene encoding platelet basic protein has product MSLRPSATSFCTNTRPVRVLQVLLLLSLFLTVLVPSTTGQRKRNLGKVKSVEPYVELRCICVKTISGIHPSNIQNLEVIRPGAHCAKVEVIATLKDGREICLDPEAPRVKKMIQKLLESDESAA; this is encoded by the exons ATGAGCCTCAGACCCAGTGCCACCTCCTTCTGTACCAATACCAGACCGGTTCGTGTCCTGCAGGTGTTGCTGCTGCTGTCACTGTTCCTGACTGTGCTGGTTCCCTCTACCACTGGACAACGCAAGAGAAATTTAGGGAAAG TCAAAAGTGTAGAACCATATGTTGAACTGCGATGCATATGTGTGAAGACGATCTCTGGAATTCATCCGAGTAACATCCAAAATTTGGAAGTGATCAGACCAGGGGCCCACTGTGCCAAAGTTGAAGTGAT AGCTACACTGAAGGATGGGAGGGAAATCTGTCTGGACCCAGAAGCTCCCAGAGTCAAGAAAATGATCCAGAAACTGTTGGAAAGTGATGAATCAGCTGCTtaa